In Gilliamella sp. B3022, the sequence CTTTGAGTTTTGCTGTTTGCTCAGCCGTAACCTTGCTACCCATTTTTTGAGTGATTGATAAAAGTTCAGCTTCAACGGTCATGCCTTTTGCTTCGAGCTTGGCGACTTCTAACTTATCGCTAAGCTCTTTAACTTCTTCGGCGTATGACTTGGTTGAACTGCTTCCTCTTTTTTTGCTTGCATTAAGTTTTTCATTGACATCAAAGGCTTTACCTAGCGCATTAAGTAAAGGCTCTAACACTTTTCTTACTTCTTCGGACATGTCAGCCCATTCCGCAGTGCCGTTTATCAATCCCAGTAAAGCAACTTTATAATTATCAGATTCACTGCCTAACTCACTTAAGGCATTTTCATAAATATAAGCTGCTTTTTCAGCTCCTTTAAGCTTCATTTTTGAAATTTCAAGCTCAGTAGAAAGAGATTTTATTTTTTCATCAATTTTAGTTTTAGTTGTCTTATCCAAGCTTTTTGATAGATTTTTGTTTGCCTCGGTCGCCTCATTTGTTTTTTCGATTGTTCCAGATTCGATATCACTTCGAGCTTTTTCTGCTTTTGCTAAATTTTCTTGAGATTTTTTTAGTTTATCACTTGCTTCTAGATATTTATTTTGAGCTTCATTTAAACCCTCTTGTGATGTAAATATGCTACTCAAACTACCCTTAGCTCTGCGCTTGTATTGTTCATATTCTTTTTTGAGAAATTCAACAGCTATAGTTTGCTCGTCAATGCTTTCTTTTGTTTTATCAATATCAACTTTTAATCTTGATAGCTCAAGCTTTTTTTGTTCGTGATTTAAAGATTTGTATTTTTCTCGTAACTGATCAACTTTATCGCCGAGTTCCAATGATTTTTGCTTAGCTTCATCAATTTTACTTGACCACATTGTCAATGCACCTGCCGCGAGGAACAACATACCCGCTGGACCACCTAATAACGACATTGCCCCTTTCAAACCATTGGCAGCAAGAGTAGATAATTTCGTTGCAGATGCTAATCTTGTTTGCGCTAAAGCTTCTTTGTCTATTAATACAGTTCGCTGTTTATCGATATTATTAAGTTGTTTTTCAATTGCTGCTAATTGAATCTTTGACGTTGTGACAGCTTTTAAAGCAACTAGTTCATTGCGTCTAGCTGTTAATTTTTTGCCTTCTATCTCAAGCGATCTAAGCTCTTCTTTTGCTAGATTTCGTTCAGATGTTGCTAGTTTGATATTTTCAATCACTTTCTCAGCACTTTGCTTAGTCGCATTAGCTAGTGATGTGATGTATTTTCCTGCATAAACAGCAGCAAGTGCGCCGACTCCAGTCATCAAAATATCGACATGCTGAGACATTAGAATCAACGAATCTACGAGTAATTTAGTCGCACCTGTGGAGTTGTTAAGCTCACCAAAATATTTTTTGAGGTTGTTGGTTACACGATTAATACCGTCAGTGACAGTATTTCGCATGTTATCGGCAAGTGCAGCCGTTTCTTCCTGCGCAGCGATCATGGCTTCAGTAAATTCAGACATAGATAGCTTACCGTCGCTAGCCATTTTACGCACTTCCGCTTCAGTCTTATTTAACTGTTTCCCAAGCGTTTTAAGGATACTAGGCATTGCATTAAAGACAGTCATTGCTTCAACACCAGCAAGTTTTCCTTTCATCTGCGCTTTGGTTAATGCGTTGGTGGCTGATTCTGCGCTCAATG encodes:
- a CDS encoding tape measure protein — its product is MAQYTEGDITYTVSLEMKELLENSRKIMQEMKELNNSGSKASKGLDKLESSAQSAGNSLGKLTNIAKAVSAALVSSTVIAYAQSWNELEDRIQNTGATASQTKDILDQLLVTSDRNGRTIEESAELYIRLSNSMGELGYSTQSTISYIDTLSNLMTINKTNSLSAESATNALTKAQMKGKLAGVEAMTVFNAMPSILKTLGKQLNKTEAEVRKMASDGKLSMSEFTEAMIAAQEETAALADNMRNTVTDGINRVTNNLKKYFGELNNSTGATKLLVDSLILMSQHVDILMTGVGALAAVYAGKYITSLANATKQSAEKVIENIKLATSERNLAKEELRSLEIEGKKLTARRNELVALKAVTTSKIQLAAIEKQLNNIDKQRTVLIDKEALAQTRLASATKLSTLAANGLKGAMSLLGGPAGMLFLAAGALTMWSSKIDEAKQKSLELGDKVDQLREKYKSLNHEQKKLELSRLKVDIDKTKESIDEQTIAVEFLKKEYEQYKRRAKGSLSSIFTSQEGLNEAQNKYLEASDKLKKSQENLAKAEKARSDIESGTIEKTNEATEANKNLSKSLDKTTKTKIDEKIKSLSTELEISKMKLKGAEKAAYIYENALSELGSESDNYKVALLGLINGTAEWADMSEEVRKVLEPLLNALGKAFDVNEKLNASKKRGSSSTKSYAEEVKELSDKLEVAKLEAKGMTVEAELLSITQKMGSKVTAEQTAKLKELIETSQAYKELGSLKSPIEVENDSFKKSKNSLDKLQKLGEIKTQEEYNSKLEQLEQQHQINMAKIKSEAVVSKVDDAVAQVDPVQALKNEKDKKLALIQEFAQQGWMIEENAIALREAANRQYEQNRINAQWEIWRNQSDANEFLASSLEGLASSATNTISGLMSGTMTATQAMQNFANVILNEAIGSLVQMGMQYVKNAIVAKTTSAATTATQVVEAAALTAAYTPAAIQASIATQGAAATIGTTSYMTAMGTMKAAAIAGARKNGGPVDANSMYRVGEGGKPEILMQGGKQYLIPGENGQVLSNRQITSGRVGSNVNLTINMPLNIGDNGGMSEQEGRQLAKNMEQAVRAQIMKEQRPGGLLNRR